From one Ochrobactrum vermis genomic stretch:
- the fdnG gene encoding formate dehydrogenase-N subunit alpha, with the protein MNVELSRRQFLGGTGAVVAASALGSFGFGAVESAYAESIRPFKLTNTTETRNTCPYCSVACGVILYSKGDVRKGEKAELIHVEGDTDHPTNRGTLCPKGAALKDFVKAKTRLQNPQVREPGAAEFKQISWEDALDRIARHLKDDRDANFIAKNATGTTVNRWTSTGFLAASATTNETAFLTYKVVRSTGIVAFDNQARVUHGPTVASLAPSFGRGAMTNSWTDIKNTDLVVVMGGNAAEAHPCGFKWVTEAKANRGARLIVVDPRFTRTASVADFYAPIRQGSDIAFLLGVINYCIQNDKVQWDYVKHFTNASYIIKDGFEYKDGLFTGYDEEKRDYDRSSWEYVIGDDGYAVVDDTLQNPRCVWNLLKQHVSIFTPEMVERICGTPKEKFLKVAEMMSECSAPDKTMTSMYALGWTQHSKGSQNIRCMAMLQLILGNIGVRGGGMNALRGHSNIQGLTDIGLMSNLLPGYMNIPVEKETDLEIYMSTRGFKPLRPNQTSYWQNYRKFFVSFQKAMWGNAATVENDFVYDWLPKLDVPNYDMLRIFDMMYEGKVNGYVCQGFNPLMAVPNRKKLTDALSKLKFLVTMDPLETETSRFWENHGEFNDVDSASIQTEVFQLPSTCFAEDEGSLTNSGRWLQWHWPGATPPGDAKTDNWIMAQIYLRLKELYRKEGGAFPDPILNLVWDYEDEGEPTAEELAKELNGRAIGTVTDPTDPTKVVAEAGKLLSGFAALRDDGSTASGCWIYSGCFTEAGNNMARRDNHDPDETGAYLNWSWAWPANRRILYNRASADLNGKPWDPSRKLIEWDGSKWTGYDVPDIAPTAKPGEVGPFIMNAEGTSRLFCRGMMRDGPFPAHYEPFESPLANVIAPKIRGNPVARVFNDDFKQFADTASEEFPYAATSYRLTEHFHYWTKHVTVNAVLQPEFFVEISEELAKEKGIAKGDWVRVWSKRGSVKAKAVVTKRIKPLICDGKTVHVVGIPLHWGFMGAARKGFGPNSLTPFVGDANIETPEFKAFLVNIERSSAPVA; encoded by the coding sequence ATGAATGTGGAGCTCTCACGCCGCCAGTTTCTGGGCGGAACGGGGGCGGTAGTGGCGGCTTCGGCGCTTGGGTCATTCGGTTTCGGTGCAGTGGAAAGTGCCTATGCCGAATCCATACGCCCCTTCAAGCTGACCAACACGACCGAAACCCGAAATACCTGCCCTTACTGCTCGGTCGCCTGCGGCGTCATCCTTTATTCCAAGGGTGATGTCAGGAAAGGCGAAAAGGCCGAGCTGATCCATGTCGAAGGCGATACGGATCATCCGACCAATCGCGGCACGCTTTGCCCGAAGGGCGCGGCACTGAAGGATTTCGTCAAGGCGAAGACCCGCCTGCAAAACCCGCAAGTGCGCGAACCCGGCGCTGCCGAATTCAAGCAGATTTCCTGGGAAGATGCGCTCGACCGTATCGCGCGGCATCTGAAAGATGATCGTGATGCCAACTTTATTGCGAAGAACGCAACTGGCACCACGGTCAACCGCTGGACCTCGACGGGCTTCCTTGCAGCTTCGGCGACCACCAACGAAACGGCGTTTCTCACCTATAAGGTGGTGCGCAGCACAGGCATAGTTGCATTCGATAACCAGGCACGCGTCTGACACGGCCCGACGGTGGCGAGTCTCGCCCCATCATTTGGCCGCGGAGCAATGACCAACTCCTGGACCGATATTAAGAATACCGATCTCGTCGTCGTCATGGGCGGCAATGCTGCGGAAGCGCATCCATGCGGCTTCAAATGGGTGACGGAGGCCAAGGCCAACCGTGGCGCCCGGCTGATCGTCGTCGATCCGCGTTTTACGCGCACGGCTTCCGTGGCGGATTTCTACGCGCCTATCCGGCAGGGTTCGGATATCGCCTTCCTGCTCGGCGTCATCAACTACTGCATCCAGAACGACAAGGTGCAGTGGGATTATGTGAAGCATTTCACCAATGCCAGCTATATCATCAAGGATGGCTTCGAATATAAGGACGGGCTGTTTACCGGCTATGACGAAGAAAAGCGGGATTATGACCGTTCGAGCTGGGAATATGTGATTGGCGATGACGGCTATGCGGTCGTCGACGACACGCTGCAGAACCCGCGTTGCGTGTGGAACCTGCTCAAGCAGCATGTTTCCATCTTCACGCCGGAAATGGTGGAACGCATCTGTGGCACGCCGAAGGAGAAATTCCTGAAAGTGGCCGAGATGATGTCCGAATGCTCGGCGCCCGACAAGACGATGACGTCGATGTATGCGCTCGGCTGGACGCAGCATTCCAAGGGGTCGCAGAATATTCGCTGCATGGCGATGCTGCAGCTCATCCTCGGCAATATCGGCGTGCGCGGCGGCGGCATGAATGCGCTGCGCGGTCACTCCAACATTCAGGGACTGACCGATATCGGCCTGATGTCCAATCTTCTGCCGGGCTATATGAATATCCCGGTCGAAAAGGAAACGGACCTCGAAATCTATATGTCGACACGCGGTTTCAAACCGCTGCGCCCGAACCAGACGAGCTACTGGCAGAACTATCGCAAGTTCTTCGTCAGTTTCCAGAAGGCGATGTGGGGCAATGCCGCGACCGTCGAAAATGACTTCGTCTATGACTGGCTGCCGAAACTCGACGTGCCGAATTACGACATGCTGCGTATCTTCGACATGATGTATGAAGGCAAGGTCAACGGCTATGTCTGTCAGGGTTTCAACCCGCTGATGGCGGTGCCGAACCGCAAGAAGCTGACCGATGCCCTGTCGAAGCTGAAATTCCTCGTAACGATGGACCCGCTGGAAACGGAAACCTCGCGTTTCTGGGAAAACCACGGTGAATTCAACGATGTGGATTCGGCTTCCATCCAGACGGAGGTGTTCCAGTTGCCTTCGACCTGTTTCGCAGAGGATGAAGGCTCACTCACCAATTCCGGGCGCTGGCTGCAATGGCACTGGCCTGGTGCTACGCCGCCCGGCGACGCGAAAACCGACAACTGGATCATGGCCCAGATTTACTTGCGGCTGAAGGAGCTTTACCGCAAGGAAGGTGGTGCTTTCCCTGATCCGATCCTCAATCTTGTCTGGGATTATGAGGACGAGGGCGAGCCGACGGCTGAAGAACTGGCCAAGGAACTGAACGGTCGTGCCATTGGCACGGTGACCGATCCAACTGATCCGACCAAGGTCGTTGCCGAGGCGGGCAAGCTTCTGTCCGGCTTTGCGGCACTGCGCGACGATGGTTCGACGGCATCGGGCTGCTGGATCTATTCCGGCTGCTTCACCGAGGCCGGCAATAATATGGCCCGCCGCGACAATCATGATCCGGACGAGACGGGCGCCTATCTCAACTGGTCGTGGGCATGGCCTGCAAACCGTCGCATTCTCTATAACCGCGCCTCTGCCGACCTGAATGGCAAGCCGTGGGACCCGAGCCGCAAGCTCATAGAATGGGATGGTTCAAAATGGACTGGCTATGACGTGCCGGACATTGCGCCGACCGCCAAGCCGGGTGAGGTCGGTCCGTTCATCATGAATGCGGAAGGCACCTCGCGTCTTTTCTGCCGCGGCATGATGCGCGATGGTCCTTTCCCGGCCCATTACGAGCCGTTTGAATCGCCGCTCGCCAATGTGATCGCGCCGAAAATCCGGGGCAATCCGGTGGCGCGTGTCTTCAACGACGACTTCAAGCAGTTCGCGGATACGGCCTCGGAGGAATTCCCTTATGCGGCAACCTCCTACCGCCTGACCGAGCATTTCCACTACTGGACGAAGCACGTCACGGTGAATGCCGTCCTGCAGCCCGAGTTCTTCGTGGAAATATCGGAAGAGCTGGCGAAGGAAAAGGGCATCGCCAAGGGCGACTGGGTGCGGGTGTGGTCGAAACGCGGATCGGTGAAGGCCAAGGCCGTGGTGACCAAGCGCATCAAGCCGCTCATCTGCGACGGCAAGACGGTGCATGTGGTTGGCATCCCGCTCCATTGGGGCTTCATGGGTGCTGCCCGCAAGGGCTTCGGCCCGAACTCGCTGACACCGTTTGTCGGCGACGCAAACATCGAAACGCCGGAGTTCAA
- a CDS encoding transglutaminase-like domain-containing protein, giving the protein MNRRELLKSGAACAAFSMLPNFASAAGNTFAPQPSGWRSFEITTSVTPAASGEVVRVWVPMAGFNSNDWNRPEGNRWTTNAKVARLDRDPASGAGMLYLEWDADEQKPQAEVISLISTRDRASSLAASAKAVPLTRAEHERYLAGTRLAPVDGIVKRTSDKIVAGADTDQAKARLIYDWVVANTYRRASTRGCGDGNIVAMLDSGDLGGKCADINPLFVALVRAAGIPARDLYGVRVAPSAFGYKSLGAKNEVITKAQHCRAEIYLDGIGWVATDPADVRKVMLEEEKDGLAADDPRVAAVRQRLFGSWEGNWVAFNDGSDIALPSAQGPELGFLMYPQAEVASTRLDCLDADAFRYAMTAREITI; this is encoded by the coding sequence ATGAACCGTCGGGAACTTCTCAAATCCGGTGCGGCCTGCGCCGCCTTCAGCATGCTGCCTAATTTTGCATCTGCGGCAGGCAACACATTCGCGCCGCAGCCGTCGGGCTGGCGCAGCTTCGAGATCACCACCAGCGTCACACCTGCCGCTTCGGGAGAAGTCGTCCGCGTCTGGGTTCCGATGGCCGGGTTCAATAGCAACGACTGGAATCGCCCTGAAGGAAATCGCTGGACCACAAATGCGAAGGTCGCGCGGCTCGACCGCGATCCGGCCAGCGGCGCCGGGATGCTTTATCTCGAATGGGACGCAGACGAACAGAAACCACAAGCCGAAGTCATCAGCCTCATCTCCACGCGCGACCGTGCGAGCAGTCTTGCTGCTTCTGCAAAGGCCGTGCCGCTGACCCGCGCAGAACACGAGCGCTATCTGGCCGGGACGCGCCTTGCGCCCGTCGATGGCATCGTCAAACGGACCTCCGATAAGATCGTTGCCGGTGCGGACACCGATCAGGCGAAAGCACGCCTGATCTATGATTGGGTCGTCGCCAATACCTACCGGCGCGCCTCGACGCGCGGCTGCGGTGATGGAAACATCGTCGCCATGCTCGACAGCGGCGATCTCGGCGGCAAATGCGCAGACATCAATCCGCTATTCGTGGCTCTGGTCAGAGCAGCCGGAATTCCGGCCCGCGATCTTTATGGCGTGCGCGTCGCACCTTCCGCTTTCGGCTACAAGAGCCTTGGCGCGAAGAACGAGGTCATCACCAAGGCCCAGCATTGCCGCGCAGAAATCTATCTCGACGGCATCGGCTGGGTCGCAACCGATCCGGCCGATGTGCGCAAGGTGATGCTGGAAGAGGAAAAGGACGGATTGGCCGCCGACGATCCGCGTGTCGCAGCCGTGCGGCAAAGGCTTTTCGGTTCATGGGAGGGCAATTGGGTCGCCTTCAATGATGGCAGCGATATCGCCTTGCCTTCTGCACAAGGACCGGAACTCGGCTTCCTGATGTATCCGCAGGCCGAAGTCGCCAGTACCCGCCTCGATTGCCTCGATGCGGATGCCTTCCGCTACGCGATGACCGCACGCGAGATAACAATTTAG
- the selD gene encoding selenide, water dikinase SelD, producing MDIASPIRLSTLAHGGGCGCKLAPAVLQDLLADQPAMQPFRQLLVGTETGDDAAVWQLDDENCVIATTDFFMPMVDDPFDFGRIAATNAISDIYAMGGTPIMALAILGMPVNKMPAEMIREILKGGSSICAEAGIPIAGGHSIDAPEPIYGLAVIGTCKLSSLRKNSGARPGDTLILTKAIGVGVYSAAFKKQELDSAGYDEMMASVTLLNRIGTELGKDDAVHAITDVTGFGILGHALEMARGSHAGISLDYAALPFLKQAEHLTQGGFVTGASTRNWASYGRDVQLPDDYPLWKQQLLTDPQTSGGLLVSCAPEEADRLVNNIRAAGYPSASIVGKVTNDKGHVTVTG from the coding sequence ATGGATATCGCATCGCCTATTCGTCTCAGCACACTTGCCCATGGCGGCGGCTGCGGCTGCAAGCTGGCTCCAGCCGTCCTGCAGGATCTGCTGGCGGACCAACCGGCCATGCAGCCTTTCAGGCAGCTTCTGGTTGGAACGGAAACCGGCGACGATGCCGCCGTCTGGCAACTGGATGACGAAAACTGCGTGATCGCCACCACGGATTTCTTCATGCCGATGGTGGACGATCCTTTCGATTTCGGACGCATCGCAGCCACCAATGCGATATCCGACATCTATGCCATGGGCGGAACGCCGATCATGGCGCTGGCAATCCTCGGCATGCCGGTGAACAAGATGCCAGCCGAAATGATCCGCGAAATCCTGAAAGGCGGTTCCAGCATCTGCGCTGAAGCTGGCATTCCAATCGCGGGCGGGCATTCCATCGACGCGCCGGAACCGATCTACGGACTGGCGGTCATCGGCACCTGCAAGCTTTCGAGCCTGCGCAAGAACAGCGGTGCGCGTCCCGGAGACACGTTGATCCTGACCAAGGCAATCGGCGTCGGTGTTTACTCCGCCGCCTTCAAGAAGCAGGAACTCGACAGCGCCGGTTATGATGAGATGATGGCGTCAGTCACCTTGCTGAACCGGATTGGCACCGAACTTGGCAAGGATGACGCCGTCCATGCCATCACTGACGTCACCGGCTTCGGCATCCTCGGCCACGCGCTCGAAATGGCCCGTGGTTCGCATGCCGGTATCTCCCTCGACTACGCCGCCCTGCCCTTTCTCAAACAGGCCGAACACCTGACACAAGGCGGCTTTGTGACCGGAGCCTCCACCCGCAACTGGGCAAGCTACGGCCGCGATGTGCAGCTTCCAGACGATTATCCGCTCTGGAAACAGCAATTGCTGACCGACCCGCAGACATCCGGCGGCCTTCTCGTATCCTGTGCGCCGGAGGAAGCCGACAGGCTTGTGAACAACATCCGCGCCGCCGGTTATCCATCTGCAAGCATCGTCGGAAAGGTGACCAATGATAAGGGCCACGTGACGGTGACAGGCTGA
- a CDS encoding solute carrier family 23 protein codes for MGYFPSWRLTSNAVVLPDERLPAAAAIPMGVQHLLAMSGSTIVAPLLMGFDPNVAVFFSGIGTLLFFVLTAGRVPSYLGSSFAFIAVVIAATGYSGSGANPNIAIALGGIIACGALYALIGLIVMAVGTGWVERLMPPVVTGAIGVSIGLNLAPVAVGQLKGTGTHITIALLTVLCMAMIAAYGPRGTKRLSVLFALLFGYLLVLILGNGLGIVPGIDFTAVSNAAWFGLPHFTTPEFNWQAITLIAPVAVVLVAENLGHIKALGSITGQNMDRYIGRGFLGDGLATMISGSGGGTGVTTYAENIGVMAMTKVYSTLIFVIAAIMALILGMSPKFGAVLQTIPAPVLAGLAVSVFGLIASAMARIWIVNKVDFADSRNLFTAGVALIFGAGDFTLKIGDFSLGGIATSTLAALVFYQLLGIGRREKTA; via the coding sequence ATGGGCTATTTTCCAAGTTGGCGTTTGACATCAAACGCCGTCGTGCTTCCTGACGAGCGCCTGCCAGCCGCCGCCGCCATACCAATGGGCGTGCAGCATCTTCTCGCAATGTCCGGCTCGACCATCGTGGCCCCGCTGCTGATGGGTTTTGACCCCAATGTAGCCGTCTTCTTCTCCGGTATCGGCACGCTTCTGTTCTTCGTGCTGACGGCAGGCCGTGTGCCGAGCTATCTCGGCTCGTCCTTCGCTTTCATCGCGGTTGTGATCGCCGCAACCGGCTATAGCGGCTCCGGCGCCAATCCCAATATTGCAATCGCGCTCGGCGGTATCATCGCCTGCGGCGCGCTCTATGCCCTGATCGGCCTTATCGTCATGGCCGTCGGCACGGGATGGGTTGAACGGCTGATGCCTCCGGTCGTCACCGGCGCCATCGGTGTTTCCATCGGCCTCAACCTCGCACCGGTCGCTGTCGGCCAGTTGAAGGGAACCGGCACACATATAACCATCGCGCTGCTCACCGTTCTCTGCATGGCGATGATCGCCGCCTACGGACCGCGTGGAACCAAGCGCCTGTCGGTGCTTTTCGCGCTGCTGTTCGGCTATCTTCTGGTCCTGATCCTCGGCAACGGCCTCGGCATCGTGCCCGGCATCGATTTCACCGCCGTCAGCAATGCCGCATGGTTCGGCCTGCCGCATTTCACCACGCCGGAGTTCAACTGGCAGGCGATCACGCTGATCGCGCCGGTGGCCGTCGTGCTGGTGGCGGAAAATCTCGGCCATATCAAAGCGCTTGGTTCTATTACCGGCCAGAACATGGATCGTTATATTGGCCGCGGCTTCCTCGGCGATGGCCTTGCGACCATGATCTCCGGTTCAGGCGGCGGCACCGGCGTCACCACCTATGCCGAAAATATCGGCGTCATGGCGATGACCAAGGTTTATTCGACGCTGATCTTCGTGATTGCAGCCATCATGGCGCTGATCCTTGGTATGTCGCCGAAATTCGGTGCGGTCCTGCAGACGATACCCGCCCCGGTTCTGGCTGGCCTTGCCGTTTCGGTGTTCGGCCTCATTGCCTCTGCCATGGCTCGCATCTGGATCGTCAACAAGGTGGACTTCGCGGACTCTCGCAATCTGTTCACCGCCGGTGTCGCACTGATTTTCGGCGCAGGTGACTTCACGTTGAAGATCGGCGATTTTTCGCTTGGCGGCATCGCTACATCGACGCTTGCAGCTTTGGTCTTCTACCAGCTGCTCGGCATCGGTCGCCGCGAAAAGACAGCCTGA
- the can gene encoding carbonate dehydratase: MISDLFEHNRQWAEEKRQEDPDYFNRLSSTQRPEYLWIGCSDSRVPANVVTGLQPGEVFVHRNVANLVHRADLNLLSVLEFAVEVLEIKHIIVCGHYGCGGVRAAMAGYGHGIIDNWLQPVRDIAQANAQELDGFADPEERLNRLCELTVASQVESLSRTPVLQSAWKQNKDIVVHGWMYGLKDGLLRDLQCDCTKSVLHFSCQQAG, encoded by the coding sequence ATGATATCAGACCTTTTCGAACACAACCGGCAATGGGCAGAAGAAAAGCGCCAGGAAGACCCTGACTATTTCAACAGGCTATCTTCCACACAGCGCCCGGAATATCTCTGGATCGGATGTTCGGACAGCCGTGTTCCAGCCAATGTTGTCACCGGATTGCAGCCGGGTGAAGTATTTGTGCATCGCAATGTCGCCAACCTTGTCCATCGCGCCGATCTCAACTTGCTGTCAGTGCTTGAATTCGCAGTCGAGGTGCTGGAGATCAAACATATCATCGTCTGCGGTCACTATGGATGCGGCGGTGTGCGGGCGGCCATGGCCGGATACGGTCACGGCATTATCGACAACTGGCTCCAGCCGGTTCGTGATATCGCACAGGCAAACGCGCAGGAGCTGGACGGCTTTGCCGATCCCGAGGAACGCCTGAACAGGCTTTGCGAGTTGACAGTCGCCTCTCAGGTGGAAAGCCTGTCGCGCACGCCGGTCCTGCAGTCTGCCTGGAAGCAGAACAAGGATATTGTCGTGCACGGCTGGATGTACGGCCTCAAGGATGGCCTGTTGCGTGACCTTCAATGCGACTGCACGAAAAGCGTGCTGCACTTTTCCTGTCAGCAGGCAGGCTAG
- a CDS encoding acyl-CoA thioesterase encodes MSGLVTFVGVAHPWMCDVMGHMNVRYYAGMFDDASFQLLGHIAGKIPDDGFGWADVRSTTDYKQEVPAGDLLTINSHVLKVGRSSITFRQTIVGSLDGELRAINEVTSVYFDKVARCSVELEPDMRIRAEKLFAD; translated from the coding sequence ATGAGCGGTCTTGTTACCTTTGTCGGCGTCGCGCATCCGTGGATGTGCGACGTCATGGGACATATGAATGTCCGGTATTATGCCGGGATGTTCGACGATGCGAGCTTTCAGCTCTTGGGCCACATTGCCGGAAAAATTCCCGATGACGGCTTTGGCTGGGCCGATGTGCGCTCGACAACGGACTATAAGCAGGAAGTTCCAGCCGGGGACCTGCTGACGATCAACTCACACGTACTGAAAGTCGGGCGTTCGTCGATCACGTTTCGTCAGACGATAGTGGGTTCGCTCGACGGAGAACTGCGTGCAATCAACGAGGTAACGTCTGTGTATTTCGACAAGGTTGCGCGATGCTCAGTCGAACTCGAACCGGACATGCGCATCCGGGCAGAAAAGCTGTTTGCGGACTAG
- a CDS encoding histone deacetylase family protein, whose product MKAFYAVEQKRHDPKAFLSSGAPQPNPEQPERAERLLTGAKAAGYEIIRPQNHGLGPIAAVHTPEYLEFLQHIHARWRRIEEASEEVIPNIHPLARDGRYPASAVGQVGYHMADTACPIAEHTWESVCWSAWSAVDAADAVLAGEVAAYALCRPPGHHAFADVAGGFCFVNNSAVAAQRLRSKAERVAILDVDLHHGNGTQGIFYARPDVLTVSIHADPVRFYPFFWGHADERGEGAGLGYNLNLPLPRKSGDAEFLASLDIAFRRIEAFAPDALVVALGLDPFEGDPFGGLSVTTGGFGRIAEAIAKLRLPTVIVQEGGYLCDALGDNLTAFLGGYQSVAR is encoded by the coding sequence ATGAAAGCCTTTTACGCTGTCGAGCAGAAGCGTCACGACCCGAAAGCCTTTCTATCCAGCGGTGCGCCGCAGCCGAACCCTGAACAGCCGGAGCGCGCCGAGCGTCTGCTCACCGGTGCCAAGGCCGCAGGCTATGAGATTATCCGTCCGCAAAATCATGGCCTTGGCCCGATTGCGGCCGTGCATACGCCGGAATACCTTGAATTCCTTCAGCACATCCATGCCCGCTGGCGGCGTATCGAGGAGGCTTCAGAAGAGGTCATCCCGAATATCCATCCGCTGGCGCGCGATGGTCGCTATCCGGCATCCGCCGTTGGACAGGTCGGCTATCACATGGCAGATACGGCCTGCCCGATAGCCGAGCACACCTGGGAAAGCGTGTGCTGGAGCGCATGGAGTGCGGTCGATGCCGCTGATGCAGTCCTTGCGGGCGAGGTTGCCGCTTATGCGCTCTGCCGTCCTCCGGGGCATCATGCCTTCGCCGATGTGGCGGGCGGCTTCTGCTTCGTCAACAATTCGGCAGTCGCGGCCCAGCGCCTGCGCTCGAAAGCCGAACGCGTGGCGATCCTCGATGTCGATCTGCATCACGGCAACGGAACGCAAGGCATTTTCTATGCTCGCCCTGACGTGCTGACCGTCTCGATCCATGCCGATCCGGTGCGTTTCTACCCATTTTTCTGGGGCCATGCGGATGAACGTGGTGAGGGCGCGGGGCTTGGCTACAATCTCAACCTGCCGCTGCCGCGCAAATCCGGCGATGCCGAGTTTCTTGCGTCGCTCGATATAGCCTTCCGCCGTATCGAAGCCTTTGCGCCGGATGCGCTGGTGGTAGCGCTGGGCCTCGATCCGTTTGAAGGCGATCCGTTCGGCGGATTGTCGGTCACCACCGGCGGTTTTGGCCGCATTGCCGAAGCAATCGCAAAACTTCGACTGCCAACCGTCATCGTGCAGGAGGGTGGCTATCTGTGCGATGCGCTGGGCGATAATCTCACAGCCTTTCTGGGTGGCTATCAGTCGGTGGCGCGATGA